A stretch of the Tardiphaga sp. 709 genome encodes the following:
- a CDS encoding GntR family transcriptional regulator, translating to MSAPLKHRTLSAMIADQLRQAILDGTHPAGAQLRQDALGEAYGVSRIPVREALFQLEAEGLVKIVPQKGAIVSELSLDEINDVFDLRVILEPRMLAQSAPHFVDNDFAALDDIQHRFEKAIAAGNISEWGQLNADFHMAMYVRARQPRTQTIVMALLQTSDRYTRMQLSTTTAMGIAEKEHAELIALCRSQKIDDACRFLERHIESVRADLLRVIGRTIPKSGAA from the coding sequence ATGAGCGCGCCGCTAAAGCACCGCACCCTGTCGGCCATGATCGCGGATCAACTCCGCCAGGCCATCCTCGACGGCACCCACCCGGCTGGCGCGCAGTTGCGCCAGGACGCCTTGGGCGAGGCCTATGGCGTCAGCCGGATTCCGGTGCGGGAAGCCCTGTTTCAGCTTGAGGCCGAAGGGCTGGTGAAGATCGTCCCGCAGAAGGGCGCCATCGTCTCGGAACTGTCGCTCGACGAAATCAACGACGTGTTCGATCTCCGGGTCATCCTCGAGCCACGGATGCTGGCGCAGTCCGCGCCGCATTTTGTCGACAACGACTTCGCTGCACTCGACGACATCCAGCACCGCTTCGAGAAGGCGATTGCCGCCGGCAATATCAGCGAATGGGGACAGCTCAACGCCGATTTCCACATGGCGATGTATGTCCGGGCGCGGCAGCCGCGCACACAGACGATCGTGATGGCGCTGCTGCAAACCAGCGACCGCTACACGCGCATGCAACTCTCGACCACCACCGCGATGGGCATCGCTGAGAAAGAACACGCCGAACTCATCGCGCTGTGCCGCAGCCAGAAGATCGATGACGCCTGCCGTTTCCTTGAACGTCACATCGAGTCGGTGCGCGCAGACCTTTTGCGCGTCATCGGCCGCACCATTCCGAAGAGCGGCGCGGCGTAG